The window aatttgtttttaaagaaagacAGCTAATTGTCCGATGATAGTTTGAGTTACTTTTCAAGAAACGATCATTTCAACGATTTTCATATCTGAGGaaatttgatatattgatgtatTCTGCTGCtttaacatgtgatagaattgTGTAGTATCCAGACTTGTATATGCTAAAAAAGTGGACTTTCTTTCCAGTGTATTGCATGATTGTACACTAAGCCAAATGATACAtcttgataaattaaaagatttatccTGTCTATGATTGTTCTTATGTGCGCTTACATGTTCTTATAATATGGTCATGTTCTTATGTGCGCTTACATGTTCTTATTATATGGTCATAtgtcttcaactccttttcatttttcatgcaTGATGCCTTGTAAGTGTCTACCTGCTTTACATTTTTCGTTGTCTTTTAACTTCTTTCTTATCATATTCTCTTTAACAGTAACACTTTGGGGCGAAATGAGCAATTCTGCAATTAATTGTCACATTCTTTGATTGCACTTGCAGAGAAAGAGCACTCTTTGCAGTTGACAAAAGTTATATCAGCCGAGAAGGTATGTTGCTTATTATAGACAGACAATATTATGGTTTTACTGTtatgatttttaactttttttgtgTAAAGATGTATGCCCGTTTTTAATGTAGCGCAACCTCCATTTTGTGCAAAGCTTCCTGCACTGACTGACCTGGTCTGATGTCTTAGTGTCTTCCTGATTAAATGGTATCAACAATATGCTACTTGTAGTTGTCATTTTGCATTATTCAGTAACGTTAGATGTAGATGCTTGTGGATACCATATGTTCTTATAAAAAGATTTAGGTTTTTGGACAGTTAATACTGAGTCATTGAGATCCTATAGACTCACCATGGAATTTTCTGCATTTAAATTGTAAATATGCTgttgttgcaaaaaaaaatttcttcaaggTTACTTTTCTTTCATTCAACTATCCTTGGTTAGTTTTTGCttcattagaaaaacaaaatttgtaaAAACTTGTATATCTCTCGTAGGACTCCATTTCATTATTCATCCGAGTATGCAACAATTCTTATTCTTGAAACTTTCTTTGCCATCTGGAGATCTCCTTTTCTCCTATGACTATCCATCAACCATCCCGATGAAAAAGAAACAGTAATTTACTTCTTCATACAAAATATGACACGTCTGGACActaatctctttctttttttaaactcCAAACACCACTCAATCTTTTCCTATCAAAAGTAAATAGTGCAAATGTAATTTGTCACTTCAAGTTTTTGTGCGGCTCAACCATGCTTGGGAAGTCCAGTTTTTGTAGTAGTGGATAAACTTTATGCTTGCTAGTCATGGTCGTGCTTTCTATGTAAAATCTAATTAACAGGGTGCTAGCATCATTGTTAAATTGATGAGTTTTTTCAAGAGGGTGTGTGTAAAAGACGTGAAGCAATTATGCCTATGATGGCTTATTGAATTGTTGTGCTgaatttctcctttcttttgtCAGGAGAGGAGTGAAAATATCCAGAGTCAATTGGGAAAGAGACAGAAGTTAGAAAAGATGAATTCTTCAGACAGACTAGATGTTTCTGGTCCTCCAGCCAGTAATGGAGCACAAAATTCTCCaggtttgcatcatttttatttttgctttaatcTACCTGCAATATCTTCTAGGATGTGTGCTTAGCCTTGGAGGTTTTCAGATTATCTGTAAACTGAGTGCTTCTATATATATCACTGAATGTGATGATACTGTATCTtctataaacaaaatatttctgaACCAGATAATAGATGCTGGTATGCcacaatttgattttgattctgTGTTGAATGAGGCCTGCTTGCAAGTGACGTATGTAAATGaaatctgataaaattcaataactGTGAAAAGGATTGACCGGAAAACATATCATGGTCAATATGCTAGGGGTAGATAGCACATGATAATTATATTGAAACAATATACAGAATTtacagttattattatttttttaatgaaattgacAATGATTTCTTGTGTGCatagtatattattattatttcgtTGGATTCTTTTAGAATGTTTACCTTTTAAACTATTGGGactgattaaaataatttgtctcttctatttaattagtcctttttatttggatattttaGTCCGTTCAGTAGATGCTGATAATTGAAATTTAGTTTAGAAACTAAGACTGCCTTCTCCTGCTTTAAATCAGACAAACTAGCAGGCCGAGATCCTGCCTCAACAAAAGTTACCAATCGTGTTGTACCAGCATTTCGCAGGTATATCAGCATCTCCTGTTTAGTTCTACATATGAACCTGCATTTTCAATATCTAATTTTCATGGTGTTTGAGCAGGGCAAAAGTGAGGGGTGCCTTACTTCAGGATATAGAAGATGACAAAGGTAACTAGAAGCCAATCTGACAGTTCGTTTCAATATGTACTGCAATTAAAGATTCGAGATTAGGATTATGATTGACATATAATATACCaaggggaggaggaggaggcagtTTAAGGACAAGGAGTAATATCTTAGCCTTACTCATTAGGCAACAAATGTATATCAGATTTGTAACTTAGTAGGAAATAAAGTGTCTAaatcaaatttgtattttacaaaTTGGTATTTTGTGGACATGTATGGATATTCTTATAACCTCTTGTTTATACAAAATGCTGATTGAGTTGACGTGACCTTAAGCATCATCAATATGGCCTTTTCTGTTTCCAAGTAAGTTCCTATTCTTGTTACTTTTGGGTCAGAAACACAACTGTCAAAATCTGGTGAAATATCAAAAACCAAATTCTAAAGAACAAATGTTAAAATCAGGTGAGCTATCAAAAAGCATCTAAAGAACAACAAGGCGGCAATACATGATAATCTAGAAGGGCAACCTTCCTGAGTATAATCTAGAGGGATTTTATATAAAAGGGTGGCACATATCTACGAGACTAGAGAGTAATTTGTAAGAGATAAGTTGATGTCTGCTTGTGCTGTTGCTTACTATCTGCAAACACGTTCTAGTGAATTCAATCTTCTGGCAGTGAAACCCCTTGACTCTTTAAAAACTATGTTCTGATGTGTTCTTTGAAGAACAATCTCACTATCTCAGAATAATTTATCTTATTCTGAGGCTAATACGGACACCATTACAAAAATCATCGCATTGGATCCCCGGTTTAGAAGATGTGTCCTTCGAGTCTTGTCCTCCTGCTTTTCTTAGTGCGGAAAAAAGGCCAGCAACTTGGCAAGGCCTCCATATTGTCATACCTGCATAATCTCAGCAAGAAACCCAAAATCCGTTAGCACTCTGATTTAACAGTCTGACGAATCAAAAGTTATCTAGATTAAGCCATCAAATGCCCTGTggtaaaagagagaaagaagatgGGATTCTCAATACATGGAAATAGATGCTGCTAGGGTGGATTTTCCATTGCAAATCGGTCAAATGTTAAATTTAAGAGAACCCAAGAAATACCTGCTTTTGCTGCCACTAGTGCGTGTGCTGCTATTGCTGCTACTGGTTCTTGTGCTGCTGTTCTTTCCACTGTTCTTACATTCTCCTTTAAACAAAATCCCTTTGATCCACCACTTCTTATCTTCACGGTTAACAGTTAGTTCCATCGATGACCTTGGAAGAACTTTTGAGCCAGTTCTTGTGTTGTCTCTGATCTTGAAACTGAGAGAAGTTGGAATGAACATCTTGATCAAGAACTTTTCCTTTTCCATGCTtgtacttcttgaaatattaccCATCTTACTGAAACTCTTTGGTTTCTTCGTCTTCTGTTTCTTGATGATTTCAGCCTCAGACTTGAAATCAGAAATCGTCCTTTGCTTCGGCATCTCGTCCTGTGCCCCTTCAGAAATCTGCTGCTCATCAACAATATCCTTTAAAGACAGTTCATAACTAGATTCTGGCATGCTATGAACAATCTCCATGAGCTTCCTCCTACCTTCTGCCATCACTTGTAGCCGAGACCTCGGCGAAATATTACTGTAATGATGGCCACGGGGAAGTAAGGGAGAGGATTCATTTCTAACGTTTCTTGACATATCTGTTTTCCATAAGGGTAGTGAGTAATCAACAAAGTCTTCTTCAACCTGTGCTTGAAACTCTACTTCACTAGCACCTCTATCATTACTGTAATATTGGGTTTCACTTGCACCCCAGAAATCAAACTCTACATCTACCTTCCCATCAAAACTGGTGTGCATTTTTACACAGGATTCAAAGCAGAGATGTGGTTGCTGTGATCAAGCTTGGTTTGGAGGTGAAACGGTGAGAGAAGATCAAGCGATGTTCATTTATACGGGAAGGACAAAAGTCTTATTCTCTAGACACAGTTAACTGAGAGGCTTAAAGTCAATGCCGTCTCATATGGGCGAGGAGTGAATGGTTTGATGTACCTCTTTTTCTCCATGTCTTGTTCAAAAGTTTTCTTgagaaaattttcaataaataaacatCTATCTTGAATTTCTAGTGGCTATCCCTTGTTGAAAGCACCATTTTTCTGAGTAATATAGGTACTTATAACTGTTTTGAGGTATTTCATGCATTGATTTTAAGATCATTTAATTAAGAGTAGAGTTATTATTAAGCCCCTGTtgaattttttctctctataaaTTCAACATATGCGTGTACTAAGGGCTGATCGAAACATCATGACCCTGGAATCAAGGTTTGAAAAAATTTGCATGGAAGGCAGAATTTCCATGAGCCACGTTATCTTTTTCCTTGTCGAATATTGTTCTTTTAAAGAGATCTTgttttgactttgtttttttgttgtccatgtggtaaattttcaaaaataagcATAATTATTGACGTGTTGGATTATATAGTAggtgagtttatttttattttatctttttagatattaatatttaaaaagaaatttttatatataattaatacattaatCTTAATCTTGACGCGTGAAAACGATATTGACTGGACGGGTATTGAATAATAAAGGTTGAATTAATTAGTTTCCAAGCAAAAGAAGATTATACATGCATCAAGGAGTTTGCATATCATCAAgaagatatttttcaattgaaatgaaaatatcTAATTGTAATGCatttattatgaaataatataattaattaagaacatGGAGGTATATCATCAGAAATGGTGGTCAAATCAAGACCCCTTCAACTTCAAATATCAGATGACCTTTTTCTTTGAGGACTTCACTGTTATGTGCTGTAAATTTCTGTCCCAGAAGAATCAGAACAATTCTGTCAAGGAAAGAACAATTATCTTGGAAACAGCATGTCAAGGATTCTAGAATTAGATGAAACAAAATTGCTTTTATGTTGCTTTATAATGAtgaattacaagtttttttataggtataaaattctaaataattaaaaaattaattaaattaatacaaaaaaattctaattaaacataaattatattttgctaACTGAAATGGTCAATTAATTCTAAACCGGTCGATCAATTCGACTTGTTGCATCCGCTGTACCAGttcttctgttttgttttttttttactttcaacaaattaatattataatctcATAGTTCTCTCTCCCTGGTTCCTAACGGGTTTGTTGGTGTGTAGTAACAAGAAGGTTAAACTTGCTGACGGTAAAGATCCTAGTGATGAGATTTTAGTTGTGCCTCCTGCTGCTAATGATCATTCCAAGCTTTAAGTATCTTACAAGGAGAACTTGGTGGGTATACTTTCATGACAAAGATGGAGCACGTTGATGATTTGGTCTCTGAGGGTGATTCAGATTcggaagatgaagatgaagatgaagattaaGATGATTGTTCAACGATTTGTCTTTCGGCTCTAGGTAAACGTAGGCTCGGAAAACCTTGGGAAATTCTACACTGAAGATGATGATCGTTCTGTTCTTTTTGGTGGTCCTTGGATGGTTGCTGACCAACATGCTAGTTGTTCAAGAATTAAGGCCAAATTTTGATCCTGATGAGGTCAAACTTGACAAAGCGGTGGTCTAGGTAAGAGTTCTCAAGTTGTTTTTGGAATTCTGCAACAAAGACCTTCTCACGCGTATAGGTAAAGAGTTGTCAAGACAATATTCTCACATTGGGAGTCCTGTTCGTGTCTATTGAATTGTCTACTAGAGCAATATTTTCTCGTATAAGTGTTGAAATTGGCTTACCAAAGCCTCTCATCTCTAAATTTCTTATGTGAAGAAGGATTTGGAGGTTGGAATACGAAGGTCTCCATTTAGCTTGCTTCAAATGTGGCCAGTATGGTCATAGGTCTGAAGTTTGTTCAGATGTTCtagaggatatatatatattcatgtcgACTGAGTTAGTTTGGCAAACGAAAGCTCTCCCCAGCTTATTCCGATGAGTGATCATGTCATTCCTCCAGAGGTGGTGGAGCTGTATGGCTCCTGGATGTTTGAGCAGCAATCTAGAGGAGAAAGGACAAGAAATCAGAATCTTTCAAAGATAACAGAAGCAGAAAAGGAAGTTTCCATAGAGAAAAATAGTGGTATTATTTAAAGGACATAAATTAACCGATCGAGGGATTGGAATCTAGATTTGTGAATCTTACTGTTAGAATTCAAGGAGTTAgcatttagaatttttaagaATTCTAATATTGTTTGAACtctacaataataataagattattatctattaaagttttattttgatagaaattaactagttaattaattttcatcttAGTTAGATAATGATAAAAGTTTTAGTCTAAATAAGACTTATAAGGTTATATATAGCCTTAAACATTCAGAATCATGTATATATAAGAAAgcgtaagaaaataataaagagaaagaaTTAGTTGTTGTGTTTTTCTTAGAGAAAAACCATGCTGATTTACTAAATTCAAGCATAGCCACGAAGAAAGAATTATTTggttaactaaataatttttgtttttttccactGAATCCtgtaaataattatgttttaaatattgattttataaaagctaaataatttatttttatttattaaattttttatttatttattttacatgtaaaaatttatcttactgtaattttaattaaatatattttttaaaattgtaacaaaaaatatttttcttaaaattatttatttaaatggcAACCACAAAACTTTCGTTATTTAAAACATGTAATAAGCCTACTGAAACactgcaaaatatatatagagagagagagattaagtttttttttttttttgttatatcttAGATTATTGAGGTTGGTGTGTTTATATACCGATGTCTTTGTAATAgtgataatagttattttttaaaatgatttttagtaggaaatatattaaaataatattttttatttttaaaatttaattttaacatcaacaaatcaaaacaattcaaaatcactaataacaataattaattaaaaaaagtaaaaatttaaaatttttgaaaactcAAATGCTCCCATATACTATCCTACGATAGACCCATTTGGTGGTTGTTGATAAAGGAAACCTTCTTCGTATGTTTATTAGAGGCACATGCCCCAGCCCTTGTCCTCTTCTTCTACTTTACTCCCATGTTATGTTAAAACAGAGATAGtagagataaaagaaaaaagataaaaaaaaaaagagataaaattatgtttagtGGTgatgtataaaataataattgtctATATGTAATACTTCACTCCACTAGTAAGATATTGTCTGTTTTGACCAATAAAACTTACAGATTTGTTCTTGACATCGACACATGGCTCTAAAACGCGTCCTACTAGTCAAGGAGAGCATGTTCATACAAGACCCTTTCTCAAATCTTCATCTGTCAATGTGggatattataatatatatcatgTTTGATTACAGTGaccaatattttatatatatccaaaaccctcctttttaatcatgttattttCCCGGtgaatacatgtttttttttattaaaataataatttttaaaatcaaaacttcaCATTATATGAAA is drawn from Populus nigra chromosome 5, ddPopNigr1.1, whole genome shotgun sequence and contains these coding sequences:
- the LOC133693460 gene encoding uncharacterized protein LOC133693460; translated protein: MHTSFDGKVDVEFDFWGASETQYYSNDRGASEVEFQAQVEEDFVDYSLPLWKTDMSRNVRNESSPLLPRGHHYSNISPRSRLQVMAEGRRKLMEIVHSMPESSYELSLKDIVDEQQISEGAQDEMPKQRTISDFKSEAEIIKKQKTKKPKSFSKMGNISRSTSMEKEKFLIKMFIPTSLSFKIRDNTRTGSKVLPRSSMELTVNREDKKWWIKGILFKGECKNSGKNSSTRTSSSNSSTRTSGSKSRYDNMEALPSCWPFFRTKKSRRTRLEGHIF